CGGGTTGGTGATGGTGTTCCGCACCTTTGAGCGGGTCAGCTATGCCCTGGTCATGGAGGCCGGCCGCGCCATGCATCTCTATGACCGGGTAACCAACCCCTGACGGCCGGGTAAAGAGGCTCCATGGAGGAGCTGGAGAGCAGGGTCCGCCTGTCCCGGTTGTATGGCTACGATACCGGCCCCCTGGCGGAGTCGCTGGCGGCATTCCCGTCGGCCGCGACTGCCCTGGCCGAGGTCCAGCGGCGCCAACTGGTGCCACTGGCTGCGGAACCTCTGGAGCGGCTTGTCGAGGCGGACCTCGCCTGGCTGCGGGCGGGCCCGGGCCGCGGCATCCTGGCCCTCTGCGACGACGCCTATCCGCAGTTGCTGCGGTCCATCGCAGACCCTCCACCGCTACTCTATTATCTGGGCGACCCGGAAGTGTTGTGCCAGGTCCAGATGGCCGTGGTGGGCTCGCGCAATCCCACCCCCGGCGGGCGGGAGACGGCGACGGCGTTCTCCCGCTACCTGGCCCGCAACGGCCTGGTGATAACCAGCGGCCTCGCCCGCGGCATCGATACCGCGGCCCACCGCGGTGCCCTGGCCGCATCCGGCTACACGGTGGCGGTGCTGGGTACCGGTGTCGATCGGGTCTACCCCGCCGAAAACCGGGAACTGGCGCGCCGTATCGCGGACACCGGCGTCGTGGTGTCGGAGTTTCCCCTGGGCACCTCCCCCCGGGCCGGCCATTTCCCGCGCCGCAATCGCATCATCAGCGGGCTGGCGGTGGGTACCCTGGTGGTGGAGGCCGCCGCTCGCAGCGGCTCCCTCATCACCGCCCGCCTGGCGGCCGAGCAGGGCCGGGAGGTGTTCGCCATCCCGGGCTCCATTCAGAACCCCATGGCCCGCGGTTGTCACGAGCTCATCCGCCAGGGCGCGAAGCTGGTGGAGACGGCGGCGCATATCCTGGAGGAACTGCCGCCCCTGTTGGATGTGGCCCTACCCGCCCGGGGGTTCGCCCCCGCGTCGCCGCCAAGCGCTCCCGAGAGTCTGGCAGAGGACTATGTCGCCCTGCTCGAGGCCATGGGATACGACCCCGTGAGTGTCGATCAGCTGGTGCAGCGGACTGGATTGACGGCCAATGTCCTTTCCTCCATGCTGTTGCTCCTGGAACTCGAAGGGCACATCGGGCCGGTGGCCGGCGGCCTCTACATGCGAATATCAAACGAAGGCACTCCATGAAGGAAACCGTCCTGGACGTGTTGATGTATCTCTTCGAGAATTATTTCGAGGACGAAGTGGTGCTCGGTGCCAACCAGGAACATCTCAAGAACGACCTGGTGAGCGAGGGCTTCACC
The Gammaproteobacteria bacterium DNA segment above includes these coding regions:
- the dprA gene encoding DNA-processing protein DprA, with translation MEELESRVRLSRLYGYDTGPLAESLAAFPSAATALAEVQRRQLVPLAAEPLERLVEADLAWLRAGPGRGILALCDDAYPQLLRSIADPPPLLYYLGDPEVLCQVQMAVVGSRNPTPGGRETATAFSRYLARNGLVITSGLARGIDTAAHRGALAASGYTVAVLGTGVDRVYPAENRELARRIADTGVVVSEFPLGTSPRAGHFPRRNRIISGLAVGTLVVEAAARSGSLITARLAAEQGREVFAIPGSIQNPMARGCHELIRQGAKLVETAAHILEELPPLLDVALPARGFAPASPPSAPESLAEDYVALLEAMGYDPVSVDQLVQRTGLTANVLSSMLLLLELEGHIGPVAGGLYMRISNEGTP